The proteins below come from a single Xenopus tropicalis strain Nigerian chromosome 9, UCB_Xtro_10.0, whole genome shotgun sequence genomic window:
- the LOC116407728 gene encoding interferon-induced very large GTPase 1-like isoform X2 produces MSYPLRPQNSRQRGSTGNPANRNSFPEEIQHDPIRPENPDEEEKPEVNYVRGMIRRINSMSIKPDTNGRNIQKPKDIKYQETKSPSYSKSPENINWKTGNGTHHLNQSHLEDRSQQPEDIPRHKEEKPEVNYTRGMIRRKNSMSIKPDTNERNIQKPKDRTYQEKKSPSRSKSPEIMKRKTGNGTHHLNQSHSEDRSQQPEDIPRYPQSDLKGRRLSQRSSLPRPSIPEKPTNIKSETCPPKSPQQLKTVAVNDLRKNSVRESSQNFPCDKKVRAMKERNLPPRPALPSRVSEVKRETCPPEPSQPLNTVNAKQQEEKYGPDHCHKPQEHHQEQGATSHLHMADIKFMASDCKRHCPGAAGSQLRNPKRRPLPIFSQHQPYKHSDEPDLDLYTDPSCDQEPISQEEASSSTTPCRREAFADILSQLKMQKSKLSPKDVLSIGKESVMNVELKTVEDIPQYFLQKVMALDVGARNTTLNQPSPGRGDQWDLTFNEYESMDLQNSIHPLDVLCAVFHCSDNVLQQELISKMSLCQFAVPLILPTGDGTECTFLLWAMRGIVKRWRPHSLAETRGFIEDNLVNVCMPTFSFVRLGECNLSKSKILNQLLCQPQTYYDIFVNHDMDCGNQEKRIADGLVEISWFFPGNLNKSEMFEEPVAVTNLRGDLKSNWRQFAFLANVSLAVFILTKYLSEKDYELVLSCKDAKTHYYFIIDISAGKQPDKETIEIVKKMSKEPNVHFLKASIRNVTELVKQIRQVVVKCLGSPVSIQDLADTAPKHGIQVDENSLECQKAKTQAISITSEIKNVAEFKGKAMPLQGNLWKELAKIEKEQCRMKYQGSTNINTYKRELSRKCFELHRTQYQCEVPRSIKNYMNSLMTLSPVEREYFIRWMKFYLEVITRKSLSGLQAEYKEKYNELSKNPNKLNELYHKMSDSSLGVDHFLRELGQFYEAECCMVDGNQIQSNERQFSKLPGVAADLLLDGFPLELIDGDASNIPLKWITAVLKELNKKTEGRCRMRVITVLGVQSTGKSTLLNTMFGLQFPVASGRCTRGAFMTLIKVKENFQKELGCDFILVIDTEGLKAPEMASLEDSYEHDNELATLVIGLSDITIVNMAMENITEMKDILQIVVHAFLRMKEVGRKRNCFLVHQNVNDVSAYLNNRINRNKLLNELNEMTCIAAKMEKINLSLDFTDIITYNPDKHSWYIPGLWHGVPPMAPINSGYSENIFKLKKSLVELMKASECPAPQNIDSFIEWIQSLWKAVKFETFIFNFRNILVAEAYEQLSTKYSELEWNFRKRVYSWVTEQENVIKNQPQSKLESIMTEILNNETSKLLDRQEAHMTEQLKYFFDTGSNRMYLAERYRADFLSYVKCLRKNLEVIISNKCWEAVRIHSGKQEVQKLQECCQKFLEDKVDIHMRNQNLKLRHMSDSELKEEFESMWEQILSELQVGRLRKHRIDVEILEQLTKEMRNKDGAVQEKLQSIKSLKDYEQNPFEMNKSYVTIPWYSPKGFIEIINHGCYKKLSQIAKSLESDCQMYVKDIINTGEDYNEIYCQELLTMINYKMSNEEVRKLYPNVLFEVDLKLHILGRAATQFQKMHDDFGLNNDPKLLINRLKPQYFSIFQDKLRQKDESKVRARAFCQQCLKPSICGYVFNHLGKEIIDDVLNNSLNIRFNSQSHFHYSILKELLEINRFDHYAEYIAHYESYVKMWILKFIEQKYKNSKRFDQLVTQILLSVVNKIQTALGDKNVQRSQSITEFFEIFRGILSKHLVISKNAVKVIIFQNTADIRQFSHNIDVFLVETQEQIRAEIKSLSFEVLLSHLLMKPHIELFKRIIGCGKKCPFCNVPCEAGGDAHQEHFASAHWPKGLAEYTFSDKNVLSKTTCSTAIISNGSFRNPDTKGKWHPYRDYRTVYPQWIIHPERSTKSSLYWKFIFAQYNKDFAKLYQANPADIPEEWLTITGEQALSSLKEIYNIK; encoded by the exons ATGTCTTATCCTTTGAGACCCCAGAATTCCAGACAGAGAGGGAGTACTGGGAATCCTGCAAAT CGAAACAGCTTTCCGGAAGAAATCCAACATGATCCAATAAGACCTGAAA ATCCCGATGAAGAGGAGAAACCAGAGGTTAACTATGTCAGGGGAATGATCAGAAGGATAAATAGTATGAGCATCAAACCAGACACCAATGGGAGAAACATCCAGAAACCGAAGGACATAAAATATCAAGAAACAAAGTCTCCATCTTATTCAAAAAGCCCAGAAAACATAAACTGGAAGACTGGAAATGGAACCCACCATCTCAAT CAATCCCATTTAGAAGACAGATCTCAGCAGCCTGAGGATATTCCCAGAC ATAAAGAAGAGAAACCAGAGGTTAACTATACCAGGGGAATGATCAGAAGGAAAAATAGTATGAGCATCAAACCAGACACCAATGAGAGAAATATCCAGAAACCAAAGGACAGAACATATCAAGAAAAAAAGTCTCCATCTCGTTCAAAAAGCCCAGAAATCATGAAACGGAAGACTGGAAATGGAACCCACCATCTCAAT CAATCCCATTCAGAAGACAGATCTCAGCAGCCTGAGGATATTCCCCGAT ACCCCCAGTCCGACCTGAAAGGAAGGCGTCTCAGTCAAAGGTCAAGTCTTCCACGGCCATCAATACCAGAAAAGCCAACCAACATTAAGAGTGAAACTTGTCCACCTAAATCACCA CAGCAATTAAAGACAGTGGCGGTTAACGATCTAAGGAAAAATAGTGTCCGAGAAAGTTCTCAGA ACTTTCCGTGTGATAAGAAAGTCAGGGCAATGAAAGAAAGGAATCTCCCTCCAAGGCCTGCGCTACCAAGCCGGGTCTCCGAAGTCAAGAGAGAGACTTGTCCACCTGAACCATCA CAACCTTTGAACACGGTAAATGCCAAGCAGCAAGAGGAAAAGTATGGCCCCGATCATTGTCACA AACCCCAAGAGCACCACCAAGAGCAAGGAGCTACTAGCCACCTACATATGGCAGATATAAAGTTCATGGCTTCAGACTGCAAACGCCATTGCCCAGGGGCAGCAG GTTCCCAACTAAGAAATCCTAAAAGGCGGCCTCTTCCCATTTTTTCTCAACATCAGCCATACAAACACTCTGATGAACCTGACCTGGATCTTTATACAGACCCTTCATGT GATCAGGAACCCATTTCCCAAGAGGAAGCATCTTCCAGTACTACACCAT GTAGAAGAGAAGCATTTGCAGATATTTTATCACAACTGAAGATGCAGAAGTCTAAACTGTCACCTAAGGATGTTCTAAGCATTGGAAAGGAATCTGTAATGAATGTTGAGCTTAAGACTGTTGAAGACATCCCCCAGTATTTTTTGCAGAAAGTCATGGCTCTTGATGTTGGAGCAAGAAACACAACATTAAACCAACCATCACCTGGTCGGGGAGATCAATGGGATCTGACGTTCAATGAATATgaaagcatggatttgcagaattCCATCCATCCACTTGATGTTCTTTGTGCTGTTTTTCATTGTTCAGATAACGTTCTGCAGCAGGAACTCATATCTAAAATGTCTTTGTGCCAATTTGCCGTCCCTCTGATCCTTCCAACTGGTGATGGCACCGAATGTACCTTCTTGCTGTGGGCAATGAGAGGCATTGTAAAAAGGTGGAGGCCTCATTCATTAGCTGAAACAAGAGGCTTCATTGAAGACAATCTAGTCAATGTATGTATGCCAACGTTTTCTTTTGTCAGACTGGGGGAGTGCAACTTATCCAAGTCCAAAATCCTAAACCAACTGCTTTGCCAACCTCAGACCTATTATGATATTTTTGTGAACCATGATATGGACTGTGGCAATCAAGAAAAAAGAATTGCAGATGGACTAGTGGAAATTTCTTGGTTCTTTCCTGGAAATCTTAATAAATCTGAGATGTTCGAAGAACCCGTGGCAGTCACCAATTTGCGAGGGGACTTGAAGTCCAActggagacaatttgcatttttagCAAATGTTTCATTAGCTGTGTTTATATTGACAAAGTATCTATCTGAGAAGGATTATGAATTAGTTTTGTCATGCAAAGATGCCAAAACacattactattttattattgacATAAGCGCCGGCAAGCAGCCAGATAAAGAAACAATAGAGATAGTGAAGAAGATGTCTAAGGAACCTAATGTTCACTTTTTGAAGGCCAGTATTAGAAATGTAACAGAACTAGTCAAGCAAATACGGCAGGTAGTCGTTAAATGTTTGGGGAGCCCTGTAAGCATTCAAGATCTGGCTGATACAGCCCCTAAACATGGCATCCAAGTAGATGAGAATTCTCTGGAATGTCAAAAAGCCAAAACTCAAGCAATTTCTATCACAAGTGAGATAAAAAATGTAGCGGAATTTAAGGGAAAAGCAATGCCTCTCCAGGGAAATCTATGGAAAGAATTAGCCAAAATAGAAAAAGAACAATGTAGGATGAAGTACCAAGGAAGCACTAACATTAATACGTATAAGAGGGAACTGTCAAGGAAATGTTTTGAGCTACACAGGACACAATACCAGTGTGAGGTTCCTCGTAGCATAAAGAACTACATGAATAGTTTAATGACATTGTCCCCAGTGGAAAGGGAATATTTTATCAGGTGGATGAAGTTTTATTTGGAGGTAATAACAAGAAAAAGTCTGTCAGGCTTACAGGCTGAATACAAAGAAAAATACAACGAATTGTCAAAAAATCCAAACAAGTTGAATGAACTATACCATAAAATGTCTGACAGCTCATTAGGGGTTGATCACTTTCTCCGTGAGCTGGGGCAGTTCTATGAAGCAGAATGTTGCATGGTTGATGGAAACCAAATACAATCAAATGAAAGGCAATTCAGTAAACTCCCTGGAGTAGCAGCTGATCTCTTGTTGGATGGGTTCCCATTAGAGCTCATAGATGGAGATGCCTCCAATATCCCTCTGAAATGGATAACAGCTGTTCTGAAAGAGCTAAACAAGAAGACAGAGGGAAGATGTAGAATGAGAGTAATCACAGTGCTGGGAGTGCAGAGCACAGGGAAATCCACCCTCCTGAACACCATGTTTGGGCTGCAGTTCCCCGTGGCCAGTGGACGTTGCACACGAGGAGCCTTCATGACTTTGATTAAAGTGAAAGAGAACTTCCAAAAAGAGCTGGGTTGTGACTTTATTCTGGTGATTGACACTGAAGGTCTGAAGGCTCCAGAAATGGCTTCTCTAGAGGACAGCTATGAACATGACAATGAACTTGCGACTCTAGTCATTGGGTTGAGCGATATCACCATAGTCAACATGGCCATGGAAAACATCACAGAAATGAAAGACATCTTACAGATAGTAGTCCATGCGTTCCTCAGAATGAAAGAAGTCGGAAGGAAACGCAACTGCTTCCTCGTCCATCAGAATGTCAACGATGTGTCTGCTTATCTGAATAACAGAATAAATAGGAACAAACTTTTGAATGAACTAAATGAAATGACATGCATTGCGGCAAAAATGGAGAAAATAAATTTGTCTTTGGATTTCACTGATATTATTACTTACAATCCTGACAAGCACAGTTGGTACATCCCTGGGCTTTGGCACGGCGTCCCACCAATGGCCCCAATAAACTCAGGGTATAGTGAAAACAtcttcaagctgaaaaaaagtttGGTTGAACTAATGAAAGCGAGCGAGTGCCCGGCTCCTCAGAATATCGACTCGTTCATCGAATGGATACAAAGTTTGTGGAAAGCCGTAAAATTTGAGacttttattttcaatttcaggAATATTCTGGTTGCTGAAGCCTATGAGCAACTGTCTACTAAGTATTCAGAACTAGAATGGAATTTCCGCAAACGGGTTTATTCTTGGGTGACAGAGCAAGAAAATGTGATCAAAAACCAACCACAAAGTAAACTAGAATCCATCATGACAGAAATTCTAAATAATGAAACAAGTAAGCTATTGGACAGACAAGAGGCCCACATGACAGAGCAGCTGAAATATTTCTTCGACACGGGAAGTAATAGAATGTACCTCGCCGAAAGATACAGAGCAGATTTCCTGAGCTACGTCAAATGTCTCCGAAAGAACCTGGAAGTTATTATATCCAACAAGTGCTGGGAAGCTGTTCGAATTCACAGCGGGAAGCAGGAAGTTCAAAAACTTCAGGAGTGTTGCCAGAAATTTCTTGAAGACAAAGTTGACATCCATATGAGAAACCAAAACTTGAAATTACGTCACATGAGCGACTCGGAATTAAAGGAAGAGTTTGAGTCTATGTGGGAACAAATTCTGTCCGAATTACAGGTGGGTCGTCTGAGGAAACATAGGATTGACGTTGAAATTCTAGAGCAACTTACAAAGGAAATGAGAAACAAAGATGGTGCCGTTCAGGAGAAACTTCAGAGCATTAAATCCCTAAAAGATTATGAACAAAACCCCTTTGAGATGAATAAGAGCTATGTTACCATTCCTTGGTACTCACCAAAAGGCTTCATCGAAATAATCAACCATGGCTGCTATAAGAAGCTAAGTCAGATTGCAAAGTCATTAGAAAGTGATTGCCAGATGTACGTGAAAGATATCATTAACACGGGAGAGGATTACAATGAAATATACTGCCAGGAACTGCTGACCATGATAAATTACAAAATGAGCAACGAGGAGGTGAGAAAGCTTTACCCCAATGTGTTGTTTGAGGTTGATCTGAAGTTACACATTTTAGGAAGAGCAGCCACTCAGTTTCAGAAGATGCACGACGACTTTGGCTTGAATAACGACCCCAAACTGCTCATAAACAGGCTAAAGCCGCAATACTTCTCCATATTTCAGGACAAATTACGCCAGAAAGACGAATCCAAAGTCAGAGCTAGAGCTTTCTGTCAACAATGTCTGAAGCCTTCCATCTGTGGCTACGTTTTCAATCATCTCGGCAAAGAAATAATCGACGACGTTCTGAACAATTCTTTAAACATCAGGTTCAACAGCCAGAGCCATTTCCATTACAGTATCCTGAAAGAACTGCTGGAAATAAACCGATTCGACCACTACGCCGAATATATTGCCCACTACGAGTCCTATGTGAAAATGTGGATTCTGAAGTTCATTGAACAGAAGTATAAAAATTCCAAGCGCTTCGATCAGTTGGTCACGCAAATCCTTTTGTCCGTCGTTAATAAAATACAAACGGCTCTCGGGGACAAAAACGTGCAAAGGAGCCAAAGTATTACGGAATTTTTTGAAATATTCCGTGGCATTTTAAGCAAACACTTGGTGATTTCCAAGAACGCGGTGAAAGTCATCATTTTTCAAAACACCGCCGATATCAGGCAGTTTTCGCACAACATTGACGTTTTTCTTGTAGAAACGCAAGAACAAATCAGGGCAGAAATTAAGTCTCTGAGCTTCGAAGTTTTACTTTCTCATCTTCTGATGAAACCTCACATTGAATTGTTCAAGAGAATCATTGGATGCGGGAAGAAGTGTCCATTTTGCAATGTCCCTTGTGAAGCCGGAGGAGATGCCCACCAAGAGCACTTTGCATCTGCTCATTGGCCCAAGGGTTTGGCTGAATACACATTTTCTGATAAGAATGTTCTCTCCAAGACAACATGTTCCACAGCTATCATCTCTAATGGTTCTTTCAGAAATCCAGACACAAAAGGAAAATGGCATCCGTATAGAGATTATCGAACTGTCTACCCCCAGTGGATCATACATCCAGAGAGAAGCACAAAATCTTCACTGTACTGGAAGTTCATTTTTGCCCAgtacaataaggactttgcaaaACTCTACCAAGCAAATCCAGCAGATATCCCAGAGGAATGGCTGACAATAACAGGGGAACAAGCTCTCAGTAGTTTAAAAGAAATATACAATATCAAATAA